A region of Nocardioides sp. JS614 DNA encodes the following proteins:
- a CDS encoding DUF4129 domain-containing protein: protein MTGPLLAILAEPPLDPSPDEAGSLLRRELVRPEYHDRDVLQQVLDWVDRLVSSAVDAASRTPPLSTFAAMVAFLLLALGLGWLVSRARRTARSTRERAVLPAGAVLRADDLRARAERALAEGRAEDAVVDAFRALAVRQVERGVLEDRPGATAHEVATALGAAHPDQRPRVDGTAALFDAVRYGDRPASPAQARGVLELDDVLGGRG from the coding sequence GTGACCGGTCCGCTGCTCGCGATCCTGGCCGAGCCCCCGCTCGATCCGTCGCCGGACGAGGCCGGCTCGCTGCTGCGCCGGGAGCTGGTGCGCCCGGAGTACCACGACCGCGACGTGCTCCAGCAGGTGCTGGACTGGGTCGACCGGCTGGTGAGCAGCGCCGTCGACGCCGCCTCGCGGACCCCACCACTGTCGACGTTCGCGGCCATGGTCGCGTTCCTGCTGCTCGCGCTCGGACTGGGTTGGCTGGTCTCCCGGGCGCGGCGTACCGCCCGGTCCACCCGGGAGCGCGCGGTGCTGCCGGCGGGAGCCGTCCTGAGGGCGGACGACCTGCGGGCCCGGGCCGAGCGGGCGCTCGCGGAGGGCCGCGCCGAGGACGCGGTGGTCGACGCATTCCGCGCGCTCGCCGTCCGGCAGGTCGAGCGCGGCGTGCTGGAGGACCGCCCTGGTGCCACCGCTCACGAGGTCGCCACCGCCCTCGGCGCTGCTCACCCCGACCAGCGACCGCGGGTCGACGGCACCGCGGCGCTCTTCGACGCGGTGCGGTACGGCGACCGACCGGCCTCGCCCGCCCAGGCACGGGGCGTGCTGGAGCTCGATGACGTGCTGGGCGGTCGGGGATGA
- a CDS encoding DUF4350 domain-containing protein, with protein sequence MSGHGLLRQRSTLVVLAGLTLAVVVVLLLGDAGARRGVALDPDNPDPDGARALARVLSDQGVDVTIARGAEALDATEVEDATVLVTSTGLLGESTIARLVEHTAGARLVLAEPGPGTTAALGVDSLPYQVTLDEPRPADCADPTYAGLSVQVDHAVEYPVRGGCFRGEHGALVAEPRPDLVLLGAGELLSNGQVLRADDAAVALRLLGERDHLVWYVPSLDDLVGDDGVSLATLLPRWLRPALWVLALSAFALLLWRARRLGPLATEPLPVVVKAIETTRSRGRLYRKAGDRGHAAEVLRSAARRHAADRLGLDTRADAARLVDDVVRHTGRARDEVAWLLGPGAPPPTTDHDLIALADRLAQLDREVRRP encoded by the coding sequence ATGAGTGGCCACGGGCTGCTCCGGCAGCGCTCCACGCTGGTCGTCCTCGCCGGCCTGACGCTCGCGGTCGTCGTCGTGCTCCTGCTCGGCGACGCCGGCGCCCGTCGTGGCGTGGCGCTCGACCCGGACAACCCCGACCCGGACGGCGCGCGAGCCCTCGCGCGGGTGCTTTCCGACCAGGGGGTGGACGTGACGATCGCGCGCGGCGCTGAGGCCCTCGACGCGACCGAGGTCGAGGACGCGACCGTGCTGGTGACCTCGACCGGGCTGCTCGGGGAGAGCACGATCGCGCGACTCGTCGAGCACACCGCGGGGGCCCGGCTGGTGCTGGCCGAGCCCGGCCCGGGCACCACCGCGGCGCTCGGCGTCGACAGCCTGCCCTACCAGGTGACGCTCGACGAGCCGCGCCCCGCCGACTGCGCGGACCCGACGTATGCCGGGCTCTCCGTCCAGGTCGACCACGCCGTGGAGTACCCCGTGCGCGGCGGCTGCTTCCGCGGCGAGCACGGGGCGCTCGTGGCCGAGCCCCGTCCCGACCTCGTGCTGCTCGGCGCCGGCGAGCTGCTCAGCAACGGCCAGGTGCTCCGCGCCGACGACGCCGCGGTCGCGCTGCGGCTGCTCGGCGAGCGGGACCACCTGGTCTGGTACGTGCCCTCCCTCGACGACCTGGTCGGCGACGACGGGGTCAGTCTCGCCACCCTGCTGCCGCGCTGGCTGCGGCCCGCGCTCTGGGTGCTCGCGCTCAGTGCGTTCGCGCTGCTGCTGTGGCGGGCGCGACGGCTGGGACCGCTCGCGACCGAGCCGCTGCCGGTGGTCGTGAAGGCCATCGAGACCACCCGGAGCCGGGGCCGGCTCTACCGCAAGGCCGGCGATCGCGGGCACGCCGCCGAGGTCCTGCGCTCGGCCGCCCGAAGGCACGCGGCCGACCGGCTCGGGCTCGACACGCGCGCCGACGCGGCCAGGCTGGTCGACGACGTCGTCCGTCACACCGGCCGGGCTCGCGACGAGGTCGCGTGGCTGCTCGGGCCCGGCGCCCCTCCCCCGACCACCGACCACGACCTGATCGCCCTGGCCGACCGCCTGGCCCAGCTCGACAGAGAGGTACGCCGCCCATGA